One genomic region from Eptesicus fuscus isolate TK198812 chromosome 18, DD_ASM_mEF_20220401, whole genome shotgun sequence encodes:
- the GHRL gene encoding appetite-regulating hormone, which yields MPSPGTICSLLLLSVLWVDLAMAGSSFLSPEHQKVQQRKESKKPPAKLQPRERELEGWLRPEEGNQEEGAEDELEIRFNAPFDVGIKLSGAQSHWHGQALGKFLQDMFWEEANEAPADK from the exons ATGCCTTCCCCGGGGACCATCTGCAGCCTGCTGCTCCTGAGTGTGCTCTGGGTGGACTTGGCCATGGCAGGCTCCAGCTTCCTGAGCCCCGAACACCAGAAAGTGCAG CAGAGAAAGGAGTCCAAGAAGCCACCGGCCAAACTGCAGCCCCGAGAGCGAGAGCTGGAAGGCTGGCTCCGCCCAGAAGAAGGAAAtcaggaggaaggggcagaggatgAGCTGGAAATTCGG TTCAACGCCCCCTTTGATGTTGGAATCAAGCTGTCAGGGGCTCAGTCCCACTGGCATGGACAGGCCCTGGGCAAGTTTCTTCAGGACATGTTTTGGGAAGAAGCCAACG AGGCCCCAGCCGACAAGTGA